A region from the Ciconia boyciana unplaced genomic scaffold, ASM3463844v1 HiC_scaffold_39, whole genome shotgun sequence genome encodes:
- the LOC140645838 gene encoding olfactory receptor 14C36-like, with amino-acid sequence MSNSSSITQFLLLAFADTRELQLLHFWLFLGIYLAALLGNGLIITAVACNHRLHSPMYFFLLNLSLLDLGSISTTVPKSMANSLWDTRAISYAGCAAQVFLFPFLMSAEFYLLTIMAYDRYVAICKPLHYGTLLGSRACLKMAAAAWGSGFLNAVLHTANAFSLPLCHGNGLDQFFCEIPQILKLSCSHSYLREVGLLVVSACSVLGCFVFIVLSYVQIFRAVLRIPSEQGRHKAFSTCLPHLTVVSLYVSTAIFAYLKPPSISSPSLDLVVAVLYSVVPPAVNPLIYSMRNQELKESIRKLISSMFVNIDKLPITLHK; translated from the coding sequence atgtccaacagcagctccatcacccagttcctcctcctggcatttgCAGACACGCGGGAGCTacagctcttgcacttctggctcttcctgggcatctacctggctgccctcctgggcaacggCCTCATCATCACTGCTGTAGCCTGCAACCACCGCCTCCACAgccccatgtacttcttcctcctcaatcTCTCTCTCCTCGACCTGGGCTCCATTTCCACCACTGTCCCTAAATCCATGGCCAATTCCctgtgggacaccagggccATCTCCTATGCAGGATGTGCTGCCCaggtctttctctttcccttcttaaTGTCAGCAGAGTTTTATCTGCTCACCATCATGGCCTATGACCGCTAcgttgccatctgcaaacccctgcactacgggaccctcctgggcagcagagcttgtctcaaaatggcagcagctgcctggggcagtgggtttctcaatgctgtgctgcacacgGCCAATGCATTTTCACTACCACTCTGCCATGGCAATGGGctggaccagttcttctgtgaaatcccccagatcctcaagctctcctgctcacacTCCTACCTCAGGGAAGTTGGGCTTCTTGTGGTTAGTGCCTGTTCAGTGTtgggatgttttgttttcattgtgctgtcctatgtgcagatcttcagggctgtgctgaggatcccctctgagcagggacggcacaaagccttttccacgtgcctccctcacctgACCGTGGTCTCTTTATATGTCAGCACTGCCATATTTGCCTACCTGAagcccccctccatctcctccccatccctggatcTGGTAGTGGCAGTTCTATACTCGGTGGTTCCTCCAGCAGTgaaccccctcatctacagcatgaggaaccaggagctgaaggagtccatTAGGAAACTGATTTCATCAATGTTTGTCAATATTGATAAACTTCCCATCACTCTACACAAATGA
- the LOC140645822 gene encoding olfactory receptor 14I1-like: MTMPHAQRQQMSNSSSITQFLLLAFADTRELQLLHFWLFLGIYLAALLGNGLIITAVACDHRLHTPMYFFLLNLSVLDLGSISITVPKAMANFLWDTRAISYAGCAAQVFLFVFLMSAEYCLLTVMAYDRYVAICKPLHYGTLLGSRACVHMAAAAWGSCFFYAVLHTANTFSLPLCQGNALDQFFCEIPQFLKLSCSDSSLREAGLLVVSACLVLGCFVFIVLSYVQIFRAVLRIPSQQGRHKAFSTCIPHLVVVSLFISTGIFTYLKSPSMSSLSLDLVIAVLYSVVPPAVNPLIYSMRNQELKDAVWKLIRDVFLKQQNTSA, from the coding sequence ATGACAATGCCCCATGCCCAGCGGCAGCAAatgtccaacagcagctccatcacccagttcctcctcctggcatttgcagacacgcgggagctgcagctcttgcacttctggctcttcctgggcatctacctggctgccctcctgggcaacggCCTCATCATCACTGCTGTAGCCTGCGACCACcgcctccacacccccatgtacttcttcctcctcaacctctCTGTTCTTgacctgggctccatctccaTCACTGTCCCTAAAGCCATGGCCAATTTCCTGTGGGACACCAGAGCCATCTCCTACGCAGGATGTGCTGCCCAagtctttctgtttgtctttttgatGTCAGCAGAGTATTGTCTTCTCACTGTCATGGCCTATGACCGCTAcgttgccatctgcaaacctCTGCACTACGGGACcctgctgggcagcagagcttgtgtccacatggcagcagctgcctggggcagttgtttcttttatgctgtgctgcacacggccaatacattttcactacccctctgccaaggcaatgccctggaccagttcttctgtgaaatcccccagttcctcaagctctcctgctcagacTCCTCCCTCAGGGAAGCTGGTCTTCTTGTGGTTAGTGCCTGTTTAGTGTtgggatgttttgttttcattgtgctgtcctatgtgcagatcttcagggccGTGCTGAGGATCCCCTCTCAGCAGGGacggcacaaagccttttccacgtGTATTCCTCACCTGGTTGTGGTCTCTCTGTTTATCAGCACTGGCATATTTACATACCTGAAGTCCCCCTCCATGTCCTCTCTGTCCCTGGACCTGGTGATTGCAGTTCTGTACTCCGTGGTTCCTCCAGCTGTgaaccccctcatctacagcatgaggaaccaggagctcaaggatgcagTGTGGAAACTGATAAGGgatgtttttctgaagcaacaAAATACTTCTGCATAG
- the LOC140645823 gene encoding olfactory receptor 14I1-like, protein MSNGSSITQFLLLAFMDTRELQLLHFWLFLGIYLAALLGNGLIITAIACDHRLHTPMYFFLLNLSVLDLGSISTTVPKPMANFLWDTRAISYAGCAAQVFLFLFLMSAEYCLLTIMAYDRYVAICKPLHYGTLLGSRACVHMVAAAWGSCFFYAVLHTANTFSIPLCHGNALDQFFCEIPQILKLSCSESYLRELWLLVVSAFLFLGCFILIVLSYVQIFMAVLGIPSQQGRHKAFSTCLPHLLVVSLFVTTGTFAYLKPPSISSPSLDLVMAVLYSVVPPAVNPLIYSMRNKELKDAVWILIMDVFLKEQTTST, encoded by the coding sequence ATGTCCAACGGCAGCTCCATcacccagttcctcctcctggcattcATGGACAcacgggagctgcagctcttgcacttctggctcttcctgggcatctacctggctgccctcctgggcaatGGCCTCATCATCACTGCCATAGCCTGTGACCACcgcctccacacccccatgtacttcttcctcctcaacctctCTGTTCTCgacctgggctccatctccaccactgtCCCTAAACCCATGGCCAATTTCctgtgggacaccagggccATCTCCTATGCAGGATGTGCTGCCCaagtctttctgtttctctttttgatgTCAGCAGAGTATTGTCTTCTCACCATCATGGCATACGACCGCTAcgttgccatctgcaaacccctgcactacgggaccctcctgggcagcagagcttgtgtccacatggTAGCAGCTGCTTGGGGTAGTTGTTTCTTctatgctgtgctgcacactgCCAATACATTTTCCATACCCCTCTGCCATGGCAATGCCctggaccagttcttctgtgaaatcccccagatcctcaagctctcctgctctgaatCCTACCTCAGGGAACTTTGGCTTCTTGTGGttagtgcttttctttttttaggatgttttattttaattgtgctctcctatgtgcagatcttcaTGGCCGTGCTGGGGATTCCCTCTCAGCAGGGacggcacaaagccttttccacgtGCCTCCCTCACCTTCTTGTGGTCTCCCTGTTTGTCACCACTGGCACATTTGCCTACCTGAAGCCTCCATccatctcctctccatccctggacCTGGTGATGGCAGTTCTGTACTCAGTGGTTCCTCCAGCGGTgaaccccctcatctacagcatgaggaacaaggagctcaaggatgcagTGTGGATACTGATAATGGATGTTTTTCTGAAGGAACAAACTACTTCTACATAG